The Penaeus chinensis breed Huanghai No. 1 chromosome 21, ASM1920278v2, whole genome shotgun sequence genome has a window encoding:
- the LOC125036491 gene encoding palmitoyltransferase ZDHHC17-like yields MTTTNMVGEVDPSCNPVDLMAQDACNPSGMYGVERETDDAAGSIQNSEPSSRPTNDSDFSSFDIVKATQYGALERCKELIEGGYDINKRDNENVTLLHWASINNRRDIVRYYISKGAIVDAIGGELMSTPLHWATRQGHLGMVVLLMKYGADSSMRDGEGCSCIHLAAQFGHTAIVAYLVAKGANVNLMDKNGMTPLMWSAYRVTSLDPTRLLLTFGASTSMADRLHGNTALHWAVIAKNHMAVSVLVNHGANVDIANSQGESAYSLIMKRKTQWLDKKVLDKLQEMQKSSRNICYRISSDKSLRYWTMISTPFIVFYIVGLVLQLDMLYLLKIALFMTVYLVVYGISRILFDERLMTVMPMAVYLATKFWCYVTWILYIHPYSGLECTSLFLLSSLILWYNFMRAWRGDPGVITADQAQKYQTIIELAERDGFDPQWFCSTCLVRRPIRSKHCSVCNRCIAKFDHHCPWVGNCIGANNLKYFIGYLVMLCMMCCFVLQGCFYFWNGACNVYISKQGLWSSLGSIATCEPWVAWVGANAILHAAWVATLLGCQLYQVLILGMTTNERMNCYRYKHFQVGKKGEVRSPFHRGIWKNFQDLLNWQCFGLLKPDKTDWLHIYTLSESAEDKQPLLSQSDMYQYV; encoded by the exons atgacaacaacaaacatgGTTGGCGAAGTGGACCCGTCATGCAATCCCGTAGATTTAATGGCGCAG GATGCCTGCAATCCAAGTGGTATGtatggcgtcgagagagagacagatgatgcTGCTGGGAGCATTCAGAATTCAGAACCTAGCAGTCGGCCCACGAATGACTCAGATTTTTCTTCGTTTGACATTGTCAAAGCAACACAG TACGGAGCTTTGGAGAGATGTAAGGAATTGATTGAAGGtggttatgatataaataaacgaGATAATGAAAATGTCACACTACTACACTGGGCATCGATCAACAACAGAAGAGATATTGTGAG ATACTACATCTCTAAAGGAGCAATAGTGGATGCCATAGGTGGAGAGCTTATGTCTACCCCTTTGCACTGGGCAACAAG ACAAGGCCACCTAGGTATGGTTGTTCTACTTATGAAGTATGGGGCTGATTCTTCAATGCGTGATGGTGAGGGCTGCTCCTGCATACACTTGGCAGCACAGTTTGGTCATACAGCTATTGTTGCTTACCTGGTAGCAAAGGGTGCCAATGTGAATCTCATGGACAAGAATGGAATGACACCTCTCATGTGGAGTGCATACAGAGTCACCAG CCTGGATCCCACAAGACTGCTACTGACTTTTGGAGCTAGTACTTCTATGGCAGACCGTTTACATGGTAACACAGCATTGCACTGGGCAGTTATAGCAAAAAATCACATGGCAGTCAGTGTATTAGTTAACCATGGGGCCAATGTTGATATTGCAAATTCTCAG GGTGAATCAGCATACAGcctgataatgaagagaaaaacacAGTGGCTGGATAAGAAAGTACTAGATAAACTGCAAGAAATGCAGAAATCATCTAGAAATATCTGCTATCGAATTTCCAGTGATAAG AGTCTCCGGTACTGGACGATGATCAGCACACCATTTATTGTATTTTACATTGTTGGGCTTGTGTTACAACTGGACATGCTCTATCTTCTGAAGATTGCCCTTTTCATGACAGTGTATCTTGTAGTCTATGGCATCTCGAGAATTCTGTTCGATGAACGCCTGATGACTGTCATGCCCATGGCAGTGTACCTTGCAACAAAG ttctGGTGTTATGTAACATGGATATTGTACATTCATCCATATTCAGGCCTTGAATGCacatctctgtttcttctctcatcACTTATTCTGTGGTATAACTTCATGAGAGCATGGAGAGGAGATCCAGGAGTCATTACAGCTGATCAGGCACAGAAGTACCAA ACCATAATTGAATTAGCAGAGAGAGATGGCTTTGATCCCCAATGGTTTTGTTCAACTTGTCTGGTTCGACGTCCAATACGTTCAAAACATTGCTCTGTTTGTAACCGCTGTATTGCAAAGTTTGACCATCACTGCCCATGGGTTGGAAACTGCATAG GAGCAAACAATTTGAAGTATTTCATTGGATACCTGGTAATGCTGTGTATGATGTGCTGCTTTGTCCTCCAAGGCTGCTTTTACTTCTGGAATGGTGCTTGCAACGTTTACATTTCCAAACAGGGGCTTTGGTCCA GTCTAGGGTCAATAGCAACATGTGAACCCTGGGTGGCATGGGTTGGTGCCAATGCCATTTTGCATGCTGCTTGGGTTGCAACACTCCTTGGATGCCAGCTGTACCAG GTCCTGATTTTGGGTATGACAACTAATGAAAGAATGAACTGCTACCGATACAAACATTTCCAG GTTGGGAAGAAGGGTGAAGTGCGATCACCTTTCCACCGTGGAATCTGGAAGAACTTCCAAGATTTACTTAACTGGCAATGCTTTGGTCTCCTCAAACCAGACAAAACAGACTGGCTTCACATATATACCCTCTCTGAATCAGCTGAAGATAAACAACCACTTCTTTCTCAGTCAGACATGTATCAATATGTTTAA
- the LOC125036498 gene encoding methylthioribose-1-phosphate isomerase-like, whose protein sequence is MTLQAIRWQDHKLQILDQLKLPKETEYIDVKNVEDGWQAINKMQVRGAPAIAIVGCLSLAAELAETESTYREKAELQRDVASKLEYLVSARPTAVNMKKSAEELTAVSKNLSESGISLQDMVKSIISWCEKMLEEDVNTNKNIGKFGSEAIISGNEGNRVQVITHCNTGSLATAGYGTALGVIRALHDKGHLSKAFCTETRPYNQGARLTAYELVYEKIPSVLICDSMGAALMNSQKIHAVVVGADRVTRNGDTANKIGTYQLAVCAKHHNVPFYVCAPTTSIDLSLNHGKEIPIEERPHKEMTDVAGTRIAAPGISCWNPAFDVTPADLITGIVTELGVFKPSELYQKLQDNLKNC, encoded by the exons ATGACCCTGCAAGCTATACGCTGGCAAGACCACAAGCTCCAAATCTTAGATCAGCTGAAACTTCCCAAGGAAACTGAGTATATTGATGTCAAAAATGTCGAGGATGGATGGCAAGCTATAAACAAGATGCAG GTACGTGGAGCTCCAGCAATAGCAATTGTAGGATGTCTTAGTCTTGCAGCTGAGTTAGCTGAGACTGAGTCAACGTATAGAGAAAAGGCAGAACTACAAAGAGATGTAGCATCAAAGCTTGAGTATTTAGTAAGTGCAAGACCAACAGCTGTGAATATGAAAAAATCAGCTGAAGAGCTTACTGCTGTGAGCAAGAACTTGTCTGAGAGTGGCATCTCCTTACAGGATATGGTAAAGTC AATAATATCATGGTGTGAGAAAATGTTAGAGGAGGATGTCAACACAAATAAGAACATTGGCAAGTTTGGTTCAGAAGCCATTATTAGCGGTAATGAAGGGAATAGGGTCCAAGTTATTACTCACTGCAACACTGGATCACTTGCAACTGCTGGTTATGGAACAGCTTTAGGTGTTATCAGAGCTCTGCATGACAAGGGTCATCTGA GCAAAGCCTTCTGTACTGAAACTCGTCCATACAATCAAGGTGCAAGACTTACAGCCTATGAACTGGTATATGAAAAAATACCATCAGTATTGATCTGCGATAGTATGGGAGCAGCCCTTATGAATTCTCAGAAGATACATGCTGTTGTGGTTGGTGCTGACAGAGTTACCAGGAATGGCGATACTGCAAACAAAATTGGCACTTACCAG TTAGCAGTTTGTGCAAAGCACCACAATGTGCCCTTCTATGTGTGTGCTCCTACTACATCAATTGACCTGAGCTTAAACCATGGGAAGGAAATTCCAATTGAAGAAAGACCGCATAAAGAAATGACTGATGTTGCAGGAACCAGAATTGCAGCTCCTG GGATTTCATGCTGGAATCCAGCCTTTGATGTTACACCAGCTGATTTGATAACAGGGATAGTAACAGAGCTTGGAGTCTTCAAGCCATCTGAGTTATATCAGAAATTACAAGATAATTTGAAGAATTGTTGA